One segment of Apus apus isolate bApuApu2 chromosome 1, bApuApu2.pri.cur, whole genome shotgun sequence DNA contains the following:
- the SYTL2 gene encoding synaptotagmin-like protein 2 isoform X3 has protein sequence MEILSLSEESQAKPNLQNKETEKHKRLSMEPTDESQKGLDKHPVPKARKLIHKATDPVSQREDFLPKPAKQTERINGTGTPPRGILKRSSSSSSTDSEVRASQVLDVQKKNGPPTATIFEGEAENNYPTEVEDSTQISLEKLKQVRFSSSTRKGEPLQSPQLHHGREAGESDLLEPDERKSSGSEAVRSDSAEKKQTPAVKPLGTYSSAVQIKTKYGLQKDTSASSPCDTKRSVSLVNETLQTTTVTPEKLESPQTSSNVLPNSNELSADETHENKSNQILSRESKSHKNVTDEHQLSPKKEAHEVSNSNSTSLQQGSEEELNPVLMALKRSADRKMPSKSLEDIPSATSNKGKVNNPKEELALSAEDVSTVPSQPDKLFSNPEKLKGLSKSVPSFLQEESDDRETDTASESSYSFGRIKKSPSSLTNLSGSSGMASLSSVSGSLMSICSADFGNVDVKGNIQFAIDYVEQLKELHIFICQCKDLAVADVKRQRSDPYVKSYLLPEKYKLGKRKTSVKKKTFNPVYNEILRYKIEKGLLKNQSLNISVWHNDTFGRNSFLGEVELDLGTWDWNDKSNKQINWYPLKPRTSTMALELENRGEMKLALQYVPHPVGGKKTQSTGEVHIWVKECHDLPVLRGNRLNAFIKCTILPDTSRKSRQKTRTVAKTTNPVFNHTMVYDGFRPEDLKEACIELTVWDHNKLANHFLGGLRIGLGTGRSYGTTVDWMDSTSDETALWEKMMSSPNTWIEDTLPLRMLLVAKLTK, from the exons ATGG AAATTTTGTCACTCTCAGAAGAGAGCCAAGCTAAACCAAActtacaaaacaaagaaacagagaagcacaAGAGGCTTTCCATGGAACCTACTGATGAATCACAGAAAGGACTAGATAAACATCCTGTCCCAAAAGctagaaaattaattcacaAAGCAACAGATCCTGTGTCACAAAGAGAAGACTTTCTTCCAAAGCCAGCCAAACAGACCGAAAGGATTAATGGCACTGGGACACCACCCAGGGGCATTCTGAAGCGCAGCTCGAGTTCAAGTTCCACTGACTCAGAAGTTCGTGCTAGTCAGGTGTTAGATGTTCAGAAAAAGAATGGTCCTCCTACTGCAACTATTTTtgaaggagaagctgaaaacaACTATCCTACAGAAGTGGAAGACTCCACACAAATTTcacttgaaaaactgaaacaagtgAGGTTCTCATCTAGCACACGTAAAGGAGAACCTCTGCAGAGCCCACAGCTACACCATGGTAGAGAAGCAGGAGAGTCTGATTTATTAGAGCCTGATGAAAGAAAGAGTAGTGGAAGTGAAGCTGTTAGATCAGATTCAgctgagaaaaagcaaactCCTGCTGTAAAGCCTTTGGGAACCTATTCATCAGCTGTacagataaaaacaaaatatggcTTACAAAAAGATACATCAGCATCCAGCCCTTGTGACACTAAGAGGTCAGTCTCCCTGGTTAATGAAACCTTGCAGACAACGACAGTTACTCCTGAGAAACTTGAAAGTCCACAGACCTCCAGCAATGTCCTGCCAAATAGCAATGAGCTTAGTGCTGATGagacacatgaaaataaatccaaCCAAATCTTGAGCCGTGAATCCAAGTCACACAAAAATGTTACTG ATGAACATCAGCTTTCTCCTAAGAAAGAAGCACATGAGGTGTCAAACAGCAATTCTACAAGTCTTCAACAAG GTTCAGAAGAAGAATTAAACCCTGTTTTGATGGCTTTGAAAAGGAGTGCAGATAGGAAAATGCCTTCCAAAAGTCTAGAGGACATTCCATCAGCCACCTCAA atAAAGGAAAAGTAAATAATCCAAAGGAGGAATTAGCTCTTAGTGCTGAAGATG TTTCCACAGTGCCTTCCCAGCCTGATAAGCTGTTTTCCAATCCTGAAAAACTCAAAGGACTGAGCAAGTCAGTACCATCATTCCTACAGGAAGAG AGTGATGACAGAGAGACAGATACAGCATCAGAAAGCAGTTATTCCTTTGGCAGAATCAagaagagtcccagctctctaaCCAATCTTAGTGGCTCTTCTGGCATGGCCTCCTTATCCTCT GTGAGCGGAAGTCTAATGAGCATCTGTAGTGCAGACTTTGGCAATGTTGATGTGAAGGGGAACATTCAGTTTGCTATTGATTATGTAGAACAGCTGAAAGAGCTCCACATTTTTATTTGCCAGTGTAAAGACTTGGCAGTAGCAGATGTTAAGCGACAGCGTTCGGACCC GTATGTAAAGTCCTACCTGCTTCCAGAGAAATACAAGCTGGGCAAACGGAAGAcctctgtgaaaaagaaaacttttaatcCAGTCTATAATGAAATACTGCGG TATAAAATTGAGAAGGGTCTCCTGAAGAACCAAAGCCTTAATATCTCTGTCTGGCACAATGATACCTTTGGGAGGAACAGCTTCCTTGGTGAAGTGGAGCTGGATTTAGGAACCTGGGACTGGAATGATAAATCCAACAAGCAGATAAACTGGTATCCACTCAAACCAAGG aCTTCAACAATGGCTCTTGAACTAGAAAACAGAGGGGAGATGAAACTAGCCCTGCAGTATGTCCCACATCCTGTTGGAG gAAAGAAGACTCAATCTACTGGTGAGGTCCACATCTGGGTGAAGGAATGCCATGACCTTCCTGTCCTGAGAGGCAACAGACTCAATGCTTTTATTAAGTG taccATTCTTCCAGATACTAGCAGAAAAAGTCGCCAAAAAACAAGAACAGTGGCAAAAACTACAAATCCAGTATTCAATCACACCATGGTTTATGATGGCTTTAGACCAGAAGATTTGAAAGAAGCTTGCATAGAACTCACAGTCTGGGATCACAACAAACTAGCCAACCACTTCCTGGGAGGTCTCAGAATAGGCCTTGGAACAG
- the SYTL2 gene encoding synaptotagmin-like protein 2 isoform X4, whose protein sequence is MKIAIKGRAPQQNIKASVNDLAVSETEASDLLKRSGAINKIEKRNMVPVDLPPLEGETNMIAMKPFQINEKGGGDKSTSLDASEKNSEFKALLEFRTTSTPLKDESSSPQREGAQLCMMFQREEEDGSVLGSMFSDENSDSHSGTGSTTCSEEELNPVLMALKRSADRKMPSKSLEDIPSATSNKGKVNNPKEELALSAEDVSTVPSQPDKLFSNPEKLKGLSKSVPSFLQEESDDRETDTASESSYSFGRIKKSPSSLTNLSGSSGMASLSSVSGSLMSICSADFGNVDVKGNIQFAIDYVEQLKELHIFICQCKDLAVADVKRQRSDPYVKSYLLPEKYKLGKRKTSVKKKTFNPVYNEILRYKIEKGLLKNQSLNISVWHNDTFGRNSFLGEVELDLGTWDWNDKSNKQINWYPLKPRTSTMALELENRGEMKLALQYVPHPVGGKKTQSTGEVHIWVKECHDLPVLRGNRLNAFIKCTILPDTSRKSRQKTRTVAKTTNPVFNHTMVYDGFRPEDLKEACIELTVWDHNKLANHFLGGLRIGLGTGRSYGTTVDWMDSTSDETALWEKMMSSPNTWIEDTLPLRMLLVAKLTK, encoded by the exons ATGAAGATAGCTATCAAAGGGAGAGCCCCACAACAGAATATCAAAGCTTCAGTAAATGATCTTGCAGTAAGTGAAACTGAAGCTTCTGATCTTCTTAAAAGAAGTGGAGCTAtcaataaaatagaaaagagaaaCATGGTTCCAGTTGATCTTCCTCCCTTGGAAGGAGAGACGAATATGATTGCAATGAAGCCATTCCAGATAAAcgaaaagggaggaggagacaAAAGCACATCCTTGGATGCCTCTGAAAAGAATTCAGAATTTAAAGCCCTGTTGGAATTCAGAACAACAAGCACACCCCTTAAAGATGAAAGCAGCTCCCCCCAGCGAGAAGGAGCTCAACTCTGCATGATGTTTCAGCGAGAGGAAGAAGATGGCTCCGTTTTGGGATCCATGTTTTCAGATGAAAACTCTGATTCCCACTCTGGAACTGGAAGTACAACTT GTTCAGAAGAAGAATTAAACCCTGTTTTGATGGCTTTGAAAAGGAGTGCAGATAGGAAAATGCCTTCCAAAAGTCTAGAGGACATTCCATCAGCCACCTCAA atAAAGGAAAAGTAAATAATCCAAAGGAGGAATTAGCTCTTAGTGCTGAAGATG TTTCCACAGTGCCTTCCCAGCCTGATAAGCTGTTTTCCAATCCTGAAAAACTCAAAGGACTGAGCAAGTCAGTACCATCATTCCTACAGGAAGAG AGTGATGACAGAGAGACAGATACAGCATCAGAAAGCAGTTATTCCTTTGGCAGAATCAagaagagtcccagctctctaaCCAATCTTAGTGGCTCTTCTGGCATGGCCTCCTTATCCTCT GTGAGCGGAAGTCTAATGAGCATCTGTAGTGCAGACTTTGGCAATGTTGATGTGAAGGGGAACATTCAGTTTGCTATTGATTATGTAGAACAGCTGAAAGAGCTCCACATTTTTATTTGCCAGTGTAAAGACTTGGCAGTAGCAGATGTTAAGCGACAGCGTTCGGACCC GTATGTAAAGTCCTACCTGCTTCCAGAGAAATACAAGCTGGGCAAACGGAAGAcctctgtgaaaaagaaaacttttaatcCAGTCTATAATGAAATACTGCGG TATAAAATTGAGAAGGGTCTCCTGAAGAACCAAAGCCTTAATATCTCTGTCTGGCACAATGATACCTTTGGGAGGAACAGCTTCCTTGGTGAAGTGGAGCTGGATTTAGGAACCTGGGACTGGAATGATAAATCCAACAAGCAGATAAACTGGTATCCACTCAAACCAAGG aCTTCAACAATGGCTCTTGAACTAGAAAACAGAGGGGAGATGAAACTAGCCCTGCAGTATGTCCCACATCCTGTTGGAG gAAAGAAGACTCAATCTACTGGTGAGGTCCACATCTGGGTGAAGGAATGCCATGACCTTCCTGTCCTGAGAGGCAACAGACTCAATGCTTTTATTAAGTG taccATTCTTCCAGATACTAGCAGAAAAAGTCGCCAAAAAACAAGAACAGTGGCAAAAACTACAAATCCAGTATTCAATCACACCATGGTTTATGATGGCTTTAGACCAGAAGATTTGAAAGAAGCTTGCATAGAACTCACAGTCTGGGATCACAACAAACTAGCCAACCACTTCCTGGGAGGTCTCAGAATAGGCCTTGGAACAG
- the SYTL2 gene encoding synaptotagmin-like protein 2 isoform X1: protein MIDLSFLTEEEQEAIMKVLQRDAELKKAEEERVRHLPEKVKDDVQLKNMSGQWFYEAKSKRHRDKIHGADIIRASMRRKPATLAEVSQNKSNKTKNSWVSNVHKEVFVPPELHGIVEHQEEEQLKSSSSSKLIVPVLDKPEERPTKAAISPVKQRRNPFNSTASGDNLNSGESENRPAALPQLSKMEILSLSEESQAKPNLQNKETEKHKRLSMEPTDESQKGLDKHPVPKARKLIHKATDPVSQREDFLPKPAKQTERINGTGTPPRGILKRSSSSSSTDSEVRASQVLDVQKKNGPPTATIFEGEAENNYPTEVEDSTQISLEKLKQVRFSSSTRKGEPLQSPQLHHGREAGESDLLEPDERKSSGSEAVRSDSAEKKQTPAVKPLGTYSSAVQIKTKYGLQKDTSASSPCDTKRSVSLVNETLQTTTVTPEKLESPQTSSNVLPNSNELSADETHENKSNQILSRESKSHKNVTDEHQLSPKKEAHEVSNSNSTSLQQGSEEELNPVLMALKRSADRKMPSKSLEDIPSATSNKGKVNNPKEELALSAEDVSTVPSQPDKLFSNPEKLKGLSKSVPSFLQEESDDRETDTASESSYSFGRIKKSPSSLTNLSGSSGMASLSSVSGSLMSICSADFGNVDVKGNIQFAIDYVEQLKELHIFICQCKDLAVADVKRQRSDPYVKSYLLPEKYKLGKRKTSVKKKTFNPVYNEILRYKIEKGLLKNQSLNISVWHNDTFGRNSFLGEVELDLGTWDWNDKSNKQINWYPLKPRTSTMALELENRGEMKLALQYVPHPVGGKKTQSTGEVHIWVKECHDLPVLRGNRLNAFIKCTILPDTSRKSRQKTRTVAKTTNPVFNHTMVYDGFRPEDLKEACIELTVWDHNKLANHFLGGLRIGLGTGRSYGTTVDWMDSTSDETALWEKMMSSPNTWIEDTLPLRMLLVAKLTK, encoded by the exons GCATTTACCAGAAAAAGTCAAGGATGATGTTCAGCTAAAGAATATGAGTGGACAGTGGTTTTATGAAGCAAAGTCAAAGAGGCACAGAGATAAGATACATGGAGCAGATATTATTAGAGCTTCCATGCGACGGAAGCCTGCCACTCTTG CTGAAGTGAGTCagaacaaatcaaacaaaacaaagaacagctGGGTGAGCAATGTTCATAAAGAAGTCTTTGTGCCACCAGAACTACATGGCATTGTGGAACATCAAGAAGAAGAGCAACTGAAATCTAGTTCAAG ttctaAATTAATAGTGCCTGTGTTAGACAAACCAGAGGAAAGACCTACAAAGGCAGCAATTTCACCAGTGAAG CAAAGGAGAAATCCTTTTAATTCTACTGCATCAGGTGATAACTTGAACAGTGGGGAATCAGAAAACAGACCAGCCGCTCTACCTCAACTATCAAAGATGG AAATTTTGTCACTCTCAGAAGAGAGCCAAGCTAAACCAAActtacaaaacaaagaaacagagaagcacaAGAGGCTTTCCATGGAACCTACTGATGAATCACAGAAAGGACTAGATAAACATCCTGTCCCAAAAGctagaaaattaattcacaAAGCAACAGATCCTGTGTCACAAAGAGAAGACTTTCTTCCAAAGCCAGCCAAACAGACCGAAAGGATTAATGGCACTGGGACACCACCCAGGGGCATTCTGAAGCGCAGCTCGAGTTCAAGTTCCACTGACTCAGAAGTTCGTGCTAGTCAGGTGTTAGATGTTCAGAAAAAGAATGGTCCTCCTACTGCAACTATTTTtgaaggagaagctgaaaacaACTATCCTACAGAAGTGGAAGACTCCACACAAATTTcacttgaaaaactgaaacaagtgAGGTTCTCATCTAGCACACGTAAAGGAGAACCTCTGCAGAGCCCACAGCTACACCATGGTAGAGAAGCAGGAGAGTCTGATTTATTAGAGCCTGATGAAAGAAAGAGTAGTGGAAGTGAAGCTGTTAGATCAGATTCAgctgagaaaaagcaaactCCTGCTGTAAAGCCTTTGGGAACCTATTCATCAGCTGTacagataaaaacaaaatatggcTTACAAAAAGATACATCAGCATCCAGCCCTTGTGACACTAAGAGGTCAGTCTCCCTGGTTAATGAAACCTTGCAGACAACGACAGTTACTCCTGAGAAACTTGAAAGTCCACAGACCTCCAGCAATGTCCTGCCAAATAGCAATGAGCTTAGTGCTGATGagacacatgaaaataaatccaaCCAAATCTTGAGCCGTGAATCCAAGTCACACAAAAATGTTACTG ATGAACATCAGCTTTCTCCTAAGAAAGAAGCACATGAGGTGTCAAACAGCAATTCTACAAGTCTTCAACAAG GTTCAGAAGAAGAATTAAACCCTGTTTTGATGGCTTTGAAAAGGAGTGCAGATAGGAAAATGCCTTCCAAAAGTCTAGAGGACATTCCATCAGCCACCTCAA atAAAGGAAAAGTAAATAATCCAAAGGAGGAATTAGCTCTTAGTGCTGAAGATG TTTCCACAGTGCCTTCCCAGCCTGATAAGCTGTTTTCCAATCCTGAAAAACTCAAAGGACTGAGCAAGTCAGTACCATCATTCCTACAGGAAGAG AGTGATGACAGAGAGACAGATACAGCATCAGAAAGCAGTTATTCCTTTGGCAGAATCAagaagagtcccagctctctaaCCAATCTTAGTGGCTCTTCTGGCATGGCCTCCTTATCCTCT GTGAGCGGAAGTCTAATGAGCATCTGTAGTGCAGACTTTGGCAATGTTGATGTGAAGGGGAACATTCAGTTTGCTATTGATTATGTAGAACAGCTGAAAGAGCTCCACATTTTTATTTGCCAGTGTAAAGACTTGGCAGTAGCAGATGTTAAGCGACAGCGTTCGGACCC GTATGTAAAGTCCTACCTGCTTCCAGAGAAATACAAGCTGGGCAAACGGAAGAcctctgtgaaaaagaaaacttttaatcCAGTCTATAATGAAATACTGCGG TATAAAATTGAGAAGGGTCTCCTGAAGAACCAAAGCCTTAATATCTCTGTCTGGCACAATGATACCTTTGGGAGGAACAGCTTCCTTGGTGAAGTGGAGCTGGATTTAGGAACCTGGGACTGGAATGATAAATCCAACAAGCAGATAAACTGGTATCCACTCAAACCAAGG aCTTCAACAATGGCTCTTGAACTAGAAAACAGAGGGGAGATGAAACTAGCCCTGCAGTATGTCCCACATCCTGTTGGAG gAAAGAAGACTCAATCTACTGGTGAGGTCCACATCTGGGTGAAGGAATGCCATGACCTTCCTGTCCTGAGAGGCAACAGACTCAATGCTTTTATTAAGTG taccATTCTTCCAGATACTAGCAGAAAAAGTCGCCAAAAAACAAGAACAGTGGCAAAAACTACAAATCCAGTATTCAATCACACCATGGTTTATGATGGCTTTAGACCAGAAGATTTGAAAGAAGCTTGCATAGAACTCACAGTCTGGGATCACAACAAACTAGCCAACCACTTCCTGGGAGGTCTCAGAATAGGCCTTGGAACAG
- the SYTL2 gene encoding synaptotagmin-like protein 2 isoform X2 yields the protein MIDLSFLTEEEQEAIMKVLQRDAELKKAEEERVRHLPEKVKDDVQLKNMSGQWFYEAKSKRHRDKIHGADIIRASMRRKPATLAEVSQNKSNKTKNSWVSNVHKEVFVPPELHGIVEHQEEEQLKSSSSSKLIVPVLDKPEERPTKAAISPVKQRRNPFNSTASGDNLNSGESENRPAALPQLSKMEILSLSEESQAKPNLQNKETEKHKRLSMEPTDESQKGLDKHPVPKARKLIHKATDPVSQREDFLPKPAKQTERINGTGTPPRGILKRSSSSSSTDSEVRASQVLDVQKKNGPPTATIFEGEAENNYPTEVEDSTQISLEKLKQVRFSSSTRKGEPLQSPQLHHGREAGESDLLEPDERKSSGSEAVRSDSAEKKQTPAVKPLGTYSSAVQIKTKYGLQKDTSASSPCDTKRSVSLVNETLQTTTVTPEKLESPQTSSNVLPNSNELSADETHENKSNQILSRESKSHKNVTDEHQLSPKKEAHEVSNSNSTSLQQGSEEELNPVLMALKRSADRKMPSKSLEDIPSATSNKGKVNNPKEELALSAEDVSTVPSQPDKLFSNPEKLKGLSKSVPSFLQEESDDRETDTASESSYSFGRIKKSPSSLTNLSGSSGMASLSSVSGSLMSICSADFGNVDVKGNIQFAIDYVEQLKELHIFICQCKDLAVADVKRQRSDPYVKSYLLPEKYKLGKRKTSVKKKTFNPVYNEILRVNSTGYSGYSTESTGCSVLLSNKHKLRTSLRCLKKIKHDESFLLK from the exons GCATTTACCAGAAAAAGTCAAGGATGATGTTCAGCTAAAGAATATGAGTGGACAGTGGTTTTATGAAGCAAAGTCAAAGAGGCACAGAGATAAGATACATGGAGCAGATATTATTAGAGCTTCCATGCGACGGAAGCCTGCCACTCTTG CTGAAGTGAGTCagaacaaatcaaacaaaacaaagaacagctGGGTGAGCAATGTTCATAAAGAAGTCTTTGTGCCACCAGAACTACATGGCATTGTGGAACATCAAGAAGAAGAGCAACTGAAATCTAGTTCAAG ttctaAATTAATAGTGCCTGTGTTAGACAAACCAGAGGAAAGACCTACAAAGGCAGCAATTTCACCAGTGAAG CAAAGGAGAAATCCTTTTAATTCTACTGCATCAGGTGATAACTTGAACAGTGGGGAATCAGAAAACAGACCAGCCGCTCTACCTCAACTATCAAAGATGG AAATTTTGTCACTCTCAGAAGAGAGCCAAGCTAAACCAAActtacaaaacaaagaaacagagaagcacaAGAGGCTTTCCATGGAACCTACTGATGAATCACAGAAAGGACTAGATAAACATCCTGTCCCAAAAGctagaaaattaattcacaAAGCAACAGATCCTGTGTCACAAAGAGAAGACTTTCTTCCAAAGCCAGCCAAACAGACCGAAAGGATTAATGGCACTGGGACACCACCCAGGGGCATTCTGAAGCGCAGCTCGAGTTCAAGTTCCACTGACTCAGAAGTTCGTGCTAGTCAGGTGTTAGATGTTCAGAAAAAGAATGGTCCTCCTACTGCAACTATTTTtgaaggagaagctgaaaacaACTATCCTACAGAAGTGGAAGACTCCACACAAATTTcacttgaaaaactgaaacaagtgAGGTTCTCATCTAGCACACGTAAAGGAGAACCTCTGCAGAGCCCACAGCTACACCATGGTAGAGAAGCAGGAGAGTCTGATTTATTAGAGCCTGATGAAAGAAAGAGTAGTGGAAGTGAAGCTGTTAGATCAGATTCAgctgagaaaaagcaaactCCTGCTGTAAAGCCTTTGGGAACCTATTCATCAGCTGTacagataaaaacaaaatatggcTTACAAAAAGATACATCAGCATCCAGCCCTTGTGACACTAAGAGGTCAGTCTCCCTGGTTAATGAAACCTTGCAGACAACGACAGTTACTCCTGAGAAACTTGAAAGTCCACAGACCTCCAGCAATGTCCTGCCAAATAGCAATGAGCTTAGTGCTGATGagacacatgaaaataaatccaaCCAAATCTTGAGCCGTGAATCCAAGTCACACAAAAATGTTACTG ATGAACATCAGCTTTCTCCTAAGAAAGAAGCACATGAGGTGTCAAACAGCAATTCTACAAGTCTTCAACAAG GTTCAGAAGAAGAATTAAACCCTGTTTTGATGGCTTTGAAAAGGAGTGCAGATAGGAAAATGCCTTCCAAAAGTCTAGAGGACATTCCATCAGCCACCTCAA atAAAGGAAAAGTAAATAATCCAAAGGAGGAATTAGCTCTTAGTGCTGAAGATG TTTCCACAGTGCCTTCCCAGCCTGATAAGCTGTTTTCCAATCCTGAAAAACTCAAAGGACTGAGCAAGTCAGTACCATCATTCCTACAGGAAGAG AGTGATGACAGAGAGACAGATACAGCATCAGAAAGCAGTTATTCCTTTGGCAGAATCAagaagagtcccagctctctaaCCAATCTTAGTGGCTCTTCTGGCATGGCCTCCTTATCCTCT GTGAGCGGAAGTCTAATGAGCATCTGTAGTGCAGACTTTGGCAATGTTGATGTGAAGGGGAACATTCAGTTTGCTATTGATTATGTAGAACAGCTGAAAGAGCTCCACATTTTTATTTGCCAGTGTAAAGACTTGGCAGTAGCAGATGTTAAGCGACAGCGTTCGGACCC GTATGTAAAGTCCTACCTGCTTCCAGAGAAATACAAGCTGGGCAAACGGAAGAcctctgtgaaaaagaaaacttttaatcCAGTCTATAATGAAATACTGCGG GTTAACTCTACAGGGTACTCTGGATACAGCACTGAGAGCACTGGCTGTTCTGTACTTCTTTCAAACAAACACAAGCTACGTACAAGCTTAAgatgcttgaaaaaaataaagcatgatgagagttttcttctgaaatga